From the genome of Pseudomonas helvetica:
GCCGGCGTGCGGGTGGTTCGCGTCCGCCAGTACCACGCCCGCCGGTGCCCGTGCCGCGTCCGCCGATCCCGCCAGTGCCACCGGTTCCCGGGGCGGCGGTGTCCAAGCTGGGCGGGGTCATGAAGATGGCCGGCAAAGTCGGCAAGGTCGGCAAGTTCATTCCCGGCGGTTCGCTGATGGAAGCCAGTTCGATGGCTTACGACACCTTCGAGAACGCCAAGACCAAGGACGAAAAGGCCGAGGGTTACGGCGCGGCCGCCGGCAATCTGGCGGGCACCATGGCCGGCGCAGCAGCAGGGGCGGCCATCGGTTCGGTGGTGCCGATCATCGGTACCGCCATTGGCGGCTTGATTGGGGCTTACCTCGGCAGCCAGGGCGGCGCCGCGTTGGGCGGTTCCCTGGGCAAATCGCTGTTCGGTGGCGAGGATGAAAAGCCCAAGGAAAAAGCCCCCGTGCCGACAACCCCGCTGATGATGGCGCAGGTGCCGCAAGGGCCGGTGCTCGGTGATGCCGCGCGCTCGATGGCGGTCACCCAACCGCTGAAAGCGGCGGCGCTGGCGATCCAACCCAAGGAGCCGGAAAAGCCGGTGCCGGCCAAAGTGGATCAGCAGTTTCAGTACTCGCTGAGTATGCCGGTCACGGTGCAAGGGGATGTTAAAGACCCGCAACGCTTGGCCCAGGACCTGATGCCGCACATGCAACGGATGATGGCGGATGCCGCGAAACAGAACGCCGCCAAGCTGTACGACGAACCCCACGTGTAAGGAGGCCTCATGGCTTATATGGAGCAGTTGCAATCGGGCCTCAAGTACCTGGTGGAAGCGGGGGAAGCTGGCCGGCGCAGTGCGGACGGCATGCTGGGGCCGGTCAACGGTGCGATCAGCGAGTTGACTGGTGCGGCGTCCGAGCTGGAAAACATCCCGTTTGTGGGGCCGGCTATCGGCGCCAAGCTTCAGCGGGTGATGCGCGGCGTAGACGCGGCCCAGGCCAAGGTCGGCCAAGTGGCGGCGGTGTACGGCCGTGCGACCCGGGCGGCCACTGAAGTACAGGAACGGTTGGGCACGCTGAAGGAACAAGCGGGCAAGGCGGCGACGGCGATCAACAACATCGCCGGCAAGGTCAGCCCGTCGCTGGCCAACATCGTGCCCACCAGCTCTTTTGCCGTGGATGCTACGCCCGCCCCGGAGGCGGTGAAGCCGTTCCCGCACCTGATGATCATTCAGCCGCGTGACCCGAAACTTCAGCCGTACTACTTCAACCTAGACACGGCCGCCTTTGACGAGCTGAGCCGCTCGACCGAATTCCGCTGGGCCTCGCAGGAGCGTTTGACGCGCCGGCCGGCGCAGCAGGCCGTGGGCATGGGCGAAGAAAAGTTGACGCTCAAGGGCACGATCTATCCGGGCTTCAAAGGTGGCCTCAAGCAGCTCGACACCTTGCGCACGATCGGCGCCAGGCTTCAGCCGTTGACCCTGACTACGGGCTACGGCGACGTAATGGGGGCTTGGTGCTTGAAGAATATCAACGAGGAGCAGAGCGCGCTGATGCACGGCGGGATTCCCCGTAAACAAGGGTTCACACTGGAGTTTGTGCGCTATGGCGATGACATGCAGGACGTCTGAGGGGGACATGCTCGATGTCATTTGCCATAACTACTATGGCCACCTCAACGGCAGCACCGAGGCGGTACTCGATGCAAACCAAGGGCTGGCCGATGAGCCTCAGCCCTATCGGGTCGGGGTGTTGATCATCCTGCCGGATCTGCCCAGCCCGACGAACGAGGGTGTCAGCCTTTGGGATTGACCTTCGGCAAATCCGCCGCCGGCGCGCCGCTGCGTTACGCGTAACGGCTCATTGTTTTCTGGCCCGCCCTGTGCGGGCTTTTTTGTGGGCAAAATTTCATGACCCCGATGTTTCGAATCGTCGCCGATGGCGCCGACGTCACCGCCAAGATCAATGATCGGCTGTTGTTGCTGCGTACCTCGGACAAGCCGGGCATGGAGTCCGACGAGTTTGAGCTACGCATTGACGACCGCGACGGTCAGGTGCAACTGCCAAGGCGTGGCAGCTCGATCGAGGTCTACTTGGGCTATGCCGAAACGTCCCTGGCGCGCCAGGGACGTTACACCGTGGACACGGTCGAGGTTTCAGGACCGCCGGACACCATCGTGATCAAGGGTAAGGCCAGCGACATGCGCGGCAGTGGCAAGACCATCCGTAGCGGAAGCTGGGAGGACGTGCCGCTGTCGAAGATCGTGGCCGACATCGCCGCACGTAATGGCTGGCAGCCGGTGTGCCCGGTGTCGACCAAAGTGCCCCGGGTGGATCAGCTCAACGAGTCCGATTTTAATTTCATCACGCGCCTGGCCAAGCAATACGACTGCACGGCCAAGGTCGCCGACGGCAAGCTGTTGGTGATGCCGCGTCAAGGCGGCCAGACCGCCAGCGGCAAGACCTTCGGTGCAATCACCCTGACGAAGAGCGACCTCAGTCGCTGGCAATTCAGTCTCGGCGATCGCAACTCGCACAAGGCGGTTGCGGCCAAGCATCAGGACAAGAAGAGCGGCAAGCTGGCGGTGGTCACCATCGACAACGACGACTCGCCGGATGGCCTGCCGGCGGTGCATACCGATCGGCATATCTACCCCAACGAAAACGCAGCCAAGGCGGCCGCCAAAGCCCGTCTGGCAGCGTTCAACCGTTCGACCGCTGACGTGCGTCTGGAGATGCCCGGCCGCACGGACATCTTTGCCGAGCGGCCGATCAACGCCCAGGGCTTCAAGGTCGGCCTCGATGGCGAGTACCTGGTGGATTCGGTCGAGCAGGTGTTCACCCAGTCCGGCTGGTCGACCACGGTCGAGTGCAATGCCGGCAAGCAAGGCAAATCCAAAGGCAAGAAAAAGAAAGACACGAAGCCGCTCAAGGTTGTGAGCGTCGAGAAGCTGTAACGCATCCCATCGCCGCCTGAGTGCGGCTTTTTTATGTCTGGAGAAAAGTGATGACTGCAAACGAGACGCGCGGGGTGCGCAACCGCAACCCCGGAAACATTGACTACAACCCGGCCAACCAATGGCAGGGCCAACTGAAGCCAGATCCGGCTATCGAGAAGCGGTTCGCCCGCTTTGACACCGCCGAGAATGGCATCCGCGCCCTGGGCAAGCTGCTGATCAACTATCGCGGCAAAGACGGTATGCCCGGTGTCGGCGGCCAAGGTATCGACACCCCTCGCGAGTTTGTCACCCGCTGGGCGCCCGGGAACGAGAACAACACCGAGGCCTATATCGCCGCGATCACTAAGCGCCTGGGCGTGCAGCCGAGCGACGTGATCGATATCAAGAGCCCGGCGACCCTGCGCGCGGTGATGCTTGGGATCATCGTTCACGAAAACGGCGGGAACCCATATCCGGAGGCCGTGTTCGAGGAAGGGCTGCGCAGGGCTCTGCTGTGAATGCCGTGGCGTGGAAGCTGGGTGGTGTCGTTGCAGCGCTGGCCATTGTGGCTGGCGGTGCGGCGGCGCTGGCCTGGCAGCTTCAGGACGGGCGCTACGGCCGGCAGATGGCCGAGCAGGCGAGACTCCACGGCGAGACCCTAAACGAGCTGACCCGGGCGGCTGCCACCCAGCAGCGCACCGAACAAGACAAACGCCTCGCGCTCGAGCAACGCCTGGCGGCCAGCGACCAAACCCATTACGAGGCTTTGACCCATGCTCAAAAAGACCAGGCTCGTCTGCGCGACCGCCTTGCCACTGCTGATGTCCGGTTGTCAGTCCTACTCGACGCCACCGATTCAGCCAGCGGCACCGCAGTGTCAGCCGCCACCACAACCGGCGGCGTGGTTCATGGAGCCACAAGAGCCCAGCTTGACCCAGCGCATGCTCAACGAATTATCGGCATCACCGATGCCGGCGACCAAGGATTGATCGCGTTGGCGGCCTGTCAGGCCTACGCCAAAGAAGTCTCAACACCGAAGTAAAAAAGAGCGGCCGGGGTGGATGCGTCAACATCCAATCCGGCCGCCGTCCCTGCAGATTGTCCCTGCAAGTCCAGCCAAGGCTCTCGCTTCGTGCACAAAGCGCGGCGAGCCTAGCACCTGTCTATCTATACAGTAAAGGTCTTGCTTTCAATGTCTACACCCATCATCCCTTGGATGGGCGGCAAACGCCGCCTGGCCGACCGCCTCATTCCGCTTTTTCCTCCACACGAATGCTACGTCGAAGTCTTTGCCGGCGGTGCCGCGCTCTATTTCATGAAGCCCCAGCCATCGCCGGTCGAAGTCCTCAACGACATCAA
Proteins encoded in this window:
- a CDS encoding phage tail protein; translated protein: MAYMEQLQSGLKYLVEAGEAGRRSADGMLGPVNGAISELTGAASELENIPFVGPAIGAKLQRVMRGVDAAQAKVGQVAAVYGRATRAATEVQERLGTLKEQAGKAATAINNIAGKVSPSLANIVPTSSFAVDATPAPEAVKPFPHLMIIQPRDPKLQPYYFNLDTAAFDELSRSTEFRWASQERLTRRPAQQAVGMGEEKLTLKGTIYPGFKGGLKQLDTLRTIGARLQPLTLTTGYGDVMGAWCLKNINEEQSALMHGGIPRKQGFTLEFVRYGDDMQDV
- a CDS encoding tail protein X; translation: MAMTCRTSEGDMLDVICHNYYGHLNGSTEAVLDANQGLADEPQPYRVGVLIILPDLPSPTNEGVSLWD
- a CDS encoding contractile injection system protein, VgrG/Pvc8 family codes for the protein MTPMFRIVADGADVTAKINDRLLLLRTSDKPGMESDEFELRIDDRDGQVQLPRRGSSIEVYLGYAETSLARQGRYTVDTVEVSGPPDTIVIKGKASDMRGSGKTIRSGSWEDVPLSKIVADIAARNGWQPVCPVSTKVPRVDQLNESDFNFITRLAKQYDCTAKVADGKLLVMPRQGGQTASGKTFGAITLTKSDLSRWQFSLGDRNSHKAVAAKHQDKKSGKLAVVTIDNDDSPDGLPAVHTDRHIYPNENAAKAAAKARLAAFNRSTADVRLEMPGRTDIFAERPINAQGFKVGLDGEYLVDSVEQVFTQSGWSTTVECNAGKQGKSKGKKKKDTKPLKVVSVEKL
- a CDS encoding structural protein P5 → MTANETRGVRNRNPGNIDYNPANQWQGQLKPDPAIEKRFARFDTAENGIRALGKLLINYRGKDGMPGVGGQGIDTPREFVTRWAPGNENNTEAYIAAITKRLGVQPSDVIDIKSPATLRAVMLGIIVHENGGNPYPEAVFEEGLRRALL
- a CDS encoding lysis system i-spanin subunit Rz, which codes for MNAVAWKLGGVVAALAIVAGGAAALAWQLQDGRYGRQMAEQARLHGETLNELTRAAATQQRTEQDKRLALEQRLAASDQTHYEALTHAQKDQARLRDRLATADVRLSVLLDATDSASGTAVSAATTTGGVVHGATRAQLDPAHAQRIIGITDAGDQGLIALAACQAYAKEVSTPK